A stretch of the Lolium perenne isolate Kyuss_39 chromosome 3, Kyuss_2.0, whole genome shotgun sequence genome encodes the following:
- the LOC127346150 gene encoding protein SOSEKI 5 has product MASSRGRWASPERTVVWTEPPPKPSSTARRAGAAALLPTKVAVVYYLARNGQLDHPHFMEVALSSPHDGLCLRDVLDRLTVLRGAGMADAYSWSSKRSYKNGYVWHDLTPDDPVHPANGNEYVIKGSELLRLLPVLAPPRPRDGSASSSSSTSSCDPSKTRPPAASGRAARRKNWSSFDLGEYRVAAVSRGADALAADAATQTDERRGPRRGRTAAAAEQEAAARTELGIDEISPPPSSSSPDTLETLIQHDARLALASAAPTQPAAGAEVGVISGGRMRASTVLMQLISCGSIPAPAKRDGGPARRLPRGRSDLSSSTGTGTAADGFSGSMSGVGVSMEREYFSGSLVETKKTTARDDRAGVGGELGALRRSSSYNADRARDTMNTSSCNKFELAEEEVDGVRARCIPAGRKPGSTNRLPASGRRSSQPEPAALTEEN; this is encoded by the exons ATGGCGAGCTCCCGAGGCCGGTGGGCGAGCCCCGAGCGGACCGTCGTGTGGACGGAGCCGCCGCCCAAGCCATCCTCCACCGCCAGGCGCGCCGGTGCGGCGGCGCTGCTGCCGACGAAGGTGGCCGTGGTGTACTACCTCGCGCGCAACGGCCAGCTCGACCACCCCCACTTCATGGAGGTCGCGCTCTCCTCGCCCCACGACGGACTCTGCCTCAGAG ATGTGCTGGACCGGCTGACGGTGCTCCGGGGCGCCGGCATGGCGGACGCCTACTCCTGGTCCTCCAAGAGGAGCTACAAGAACGGCTACGTCTGGCACGACCTCACCCCCGAcgaccccgtccaccccgccaacGGCAACGAGTACGTCATCAAGGGCTCCGAGCTGCTCCGTCTCCTGCCCGTGCTCGCGCCGCCGCGCCCGCGCGacggctccgcctcctcctcctcctccacctccagctGCGACCCGAGCAAGACCAGGCCGCCCGCGGCCAGCGGCAGGGCGGCCCGGCGCAAGAACTGGAGCTCCTTCGACCTGGGCGAGTACCGTGTCGCCGCGGTCTCCCGCGGCGCCGACGCGCTCGCGGCGGACGCGGCCACGCAGACGGACGAGCGCCGCGGGCCCCGGCGCGGCCGGACCGCGGCGGCGGCCGAgcaggaggcggcggcgaggacggagcTGGGCATCGACGAGatctcgccgccgccgtcgtccagCAGCCCCGACACGCTGGAGACGCTGATCCAGCACGACGCCCGCCTCGCCCTCGCGAGCGCGGCCCCGACGCAGCCCGCCGCGGGAGCGGAGGTGGGCGTGATCTCGGGCGGGCGGATGCGCGCGTCGACGGTGCTCATGCAGCTCATCTCCTGCGGCTCCATCCCGGCGCCCGCCAAGCGCGACGGCGGGCCGGCGCGGCGGCTCCCGCGCGGGCGGTCCGACCTGAGCAGCAGCACGGGCACGGGCACGGCCGCGGACGGGTTCTCCGGCAGCATGTCCGGCGTGGGCGTGAGCATGGAGCGGGAGTACTTCAGCGGGAGCCTCGTGGAGACCAAGAAGACTACGGCGAGGGACGACCGCGCCGGCGTCGGAGGCGAGCTGGGCGCGCTCAGGAGGTCGTCGTCGTACAATGCCGACAG GGCAAGGGATACGATGAACACTAGCAGTTGCAACAAGTTTGAGCTGGCGGAGGAGGAAGTCGACGGA